In the Opitutia bacterium genome, one interval contains:
- a CDS encoding transporter substrate-binding domain-containing protein encodes MPRLPLRRVRLVAWCLLCAGVIGLLRADESAPPAKRRWRAGVELGAAPFTFADDQGRPTGFAVELLRAVAAERGLEIEFVTTPWSEMLPKFRRGEIDIICNIVDTPDRHSFIAFSSTTATLKGALFLRKDHAPLYDYSDINGLRIAVPRDSRAHDFLKRSPWRVEFAFEPSLLDCITALDQGRADAVFSTDLVAADIMRRRGLTNIVRSKLEFPDLDYREHFGVSPANPQLLAELNEGLLTVERHDHYDRLYERWIGPLRPRELGWRDLRPYAAPFVVSLGLILFAFAWQRRMLLQVARQAEALRLSEERLSLVLEGSQDGFWDWNVRTGEILRSPRWYSMLGYTADDIPPDHAGFSGIVHPDDRERCVASESEFWRGQDHFTIELRLRTKDGGWKWILDRGKVVARDPHTHEPLRIAGTHTDITSRKLAEQEAESLQRKMQETQRLESLGVLAGGIAHDFNNLLTVILGNASLVELDERASPATAGHVEKIKQASNRAADLCRQLLAYAGKGAFTIEQLSLNSIARDTVHLLELSAQRQAALDFALAKDLPLVEGDPSQLQQVIMNLVLNASEAIAKKGGRIRLTTSRVDLVRGELADALPSPDLAAGIYACLEVADNGCGMSPEVRARIFDPFFTTKFTGRGLGLAAVLGIVRSHRGALTVHSEPDRGSTFRVYLPATASAAPPPKPPTRDRGASTGVILVADDDEALRPLFAEVLSRLGFTPVVTADGDEALAAFTAEPERFTAALLYLTMPGKDGLQTLRELRRIRAELPCVLVSGYSEHEARARGDVREFTDFLQKPFTPESLNAVLRRATSRV; translated from the coding sequence ATGCCCCGTTTGCCCCTCCGCCGCGTCCGGCTCGTCGCGTGGTGCCTTTTGTGCGCCGGCGTGATCGGTCTTTTGCGCGCCGATGAATCCGCGCCACCGGCCAAACGCCGCTGGCGCGCCGGGGTCGAACTCGGAGCCGCGCCGTTCACCTTTGCCGACGATCAGGGTCGGCCCACCGGCTTCGCCGTCGAATTGCTCCGCGCCGTCGCCGCGGAGCGCGGACTCGAGATCGAATTCGTCACGACGCCGTGGAGCGAGATGCTTCCCAAATTCCGTCGCGGCGAAATCGACATCATCTGCAACATCGTCGACACGCCGGATCGCCACTCCTTCATCGCGTTCAGCAGCACCACGGCCACGCTCAAGGGCGCGCTTTTCCTGCGCAAGGACCACGCGCCGCTCTACGACTACAGCGACATCAACGGCCTCCGCATTGCCGTGCCGCGCGACTCGCGAGCGCACGACTTCCTGAAACGCAGCCCGTGGCGCGTCGAATTCGCGTTCGAGCCCTCGCTCCTCGATTGCATCACCGCGCTCGACCAAGGACGCGCCGACGCCGTCTTTTCCACCGACCTCGTCGCCGCCGACATCATGCGGCGCCGCGGGCTCACCAACATCGTGCGCTCGAAGCTCGAGTTTCCCGATCTCGACTATCGCGAGCACTTCGGTGTCTCGCCCGCCAACCCGCAACTCCTGGCCGAACTCAACGAGGGCCTGCTGACCGTCGAGCGCCACGATCACTACGACCGCCTCTACGAACGATGGATCGGCCCACTCCGCCCGCGCGAACTCGGCTGGCGTGACCTGCGCCCCTACGCGGCTCCCTTCGTCGTCTCGCTCGGCCTGATCCTTTTCGCCTTCGCGTGGCAACGCCGGATGCTGCTGCAAGTTGCCCGGCAGGCCGAAGCGCTGCGTCTCAGCGAGGAGCGCCTCTCGCTCGTGCTCGAAGGCAGCCAGGACGGATTCTGGGACTGGAACGTGCGCACCGGCGAAATCCTCCGCAGCCCGCGTTGGTATTCCATGCTCGGCTACACGGCCGACGATATCCCGCCCGACCACGCCGGCTTCTCCGGCATCGTCCATCCCGACGACCGCGAGCGTTGCGTAGCCTCCGAGTCCGAATTCTGGCGCGGCCAGGATCACTTCACCATCGAACTCCGCTTGCGCACCAAGGACGGCGGTTGGAAGTGGATCCTCGACCGCGGCAAGGTCGTCGCGCGCGACCCGCACACGCACGAGCCGCTCCGCATCGCCGGCACGCACACCGACATCACGTCCCGCAAACTCGCCGAGCAGGAGGCCGAGAGCCTGCAGCGCAAGATGCAGGAGACCCAGCGCCTCGAGAGCCTCGGCGTCCTCGCCGGCGGCATCGCGCACGATTTCAACAACCTCCTCACCGTCATCCTCGGCAACGCTTCCCTCGTCGAACTCGACGAGCGCGCCTCGCCCGCGACCGCCGGCCACGTGGAGAAGATCAAGCAAGCGTCCAATCGCGCGGCCGATCTCTGCCGGCAACTCCTCGCCTACGCCGGCAAAGGCGCGTTCACGATCGAGCAATTGTCGCTCAACTCCATCGCGCGCGACACCGTGCATCTCTTGGAACTCTCCGCGCAGCGCCAGGCCGCGCTCGACTTCGCGCTCGCGAAGGACCTCCCGCTCGTCGAAGGCGATCCGTCGCAATTGCAGCAGGTCATCATGAACCTCGTGCTGAACGCCTCCGAGGCCATCGCGAAAAAAGGCGGTCGCATCCGCCTCACGACGTCGCGCGTCGATCTCGTGCGCGGCGAACTGGCGGACGCCCTGCCGTCGCCCGACCTCGCCGCCGGCATCTACGCCTGCCTCGAGGTGGCCGACAACGGCTGCGGTATGTCGCCCGAGGTTCGCGCGCGCATCTTCGATCCGTTCTTCACGACGAAATTCACCGGGCGCGGCCTCGGCCTCGCCGCCGTCCTCGGCATCGTGCGCTCCCACCGCGGCGCACTCACGGTCCACAGCGAACCCGACCGCGGCTCCACTTTCCGCGTCTACCTCCCCGCCACGGCGTCGGCCGCGCCGCCCCCGAAGCCGCCGACGCGCGACCGCGGCGCGTCGACGGGAGTCATTCTCGTTGCCGACGACGACGAAGCGCTCCGCCCGCTTTTCGCCGAAGTGCTGAGCCGCCTCGGCTTCACGCCGGTCGTCACCGCCGATGGCGACGAAGCGCTCGCCGCCTTCACCGCAGAGCCGGAGCGGTTCACCGCCGCCCTCCTCTATCTCACCATGCCGGGCAAGGACGGCCTGCAGACGTTGCGCGAGCTGCGGCGCATCCGCGCCGAATTGCCGTGCGTCCTTGTCAGCGGCTACAGCGAACACGAGGCCCGCGCGCGCGGCGACGTGCGCGAGTTCACCGACTTCCTGCAAAAGCCGTTCACACCCGAAAGCTTGAACGCCGTGCTCCGCCGCGCCACGAGTAGGGTGTGA
- a CDS encoding DUF1080 domain-containing protein: MSPKSLLFAALVFPVALMAADQPKVTAFERSQGWRLLDASDWHGYRANKLPTNWQARDGSFFGAAGAALVTNDAFADFELTFDWKVAEGGKGAVYFRVFEDEASPEKSGPVMQLAGHGDVLGGNGLSAPDRKIPPQFDVWYRCKIVVFGNSVEYWINGEKVMSYMLDTPDWRKAIAASANPSVAKFVAERSGRVAVAGESIELRNVKVRAI; encoded by the coding sequence ATGAGCCCCAAGTCACTTCTGTTTGCCGCGTTGGTTTTCCCGGTTGCGTTGATGGCGGCCGATCAGCCGAAGGTGACGGCGTTCGAGCGCTCGCAGGGCTGGCGTTTGCTCGATGCGAGCGACTGGCACGGCTATCGGGCCAACAAGCTGCCGACGAATTGGCAGGCGCGCGACGGCTCGTTCTTCGGCGCGGCTGGTGCGGCGCTGGTGACGAACGATGCGTTTGCGGATTTCGAACTGACGTTCGACTGGAAGGTCGCCGAGGGCGGCAAGGGCGCGGTGTATTTCCGGGTGTTCGAGGACGAAGCGTCGCCGGAGAAATCCGGGCCGGTGATGCAGCTGGCCGGGCACGGCGACGTGCTCGGTGGAAACGGCCTGAGTGCGCCCGACCGGAAGATTCCGCCGCAGTTCGACGTGTGGTATCGCTGCAAGATCGTGGTGTTCGGCAACTCGGTCGAATACTGGATCAACGGCGAGAAGGTGATGAGCTACATGCTCGACACGCCAGATTGGCGCAAAGCGATCGCGGCGAGCGCGAATCCGTCCGTGGCGAAGTTCGTCGCCGAGCGGAGTGGCCGGGTGGCCGTTGCAGGCGAAAGCATCGAGCTGCGGAACGTGAAGGTGCGCGCGATCTGA
- a CDS encoding MBL fold metallo-hydrolase: MPRIPLEDNFTDVLGKAQRGLHLSDADLVAKAGITAAEFAALKKGEIRDHPLRAIARALQLNGAALLTLARKEWYPQQPVFPRGFAMFNTPHEDMTVNSYLAWDTRTRLAAAFDTGADASAMIDTIASEKLTLRYIFVTHTHEDHIAALPQLAAAAPAAEIWSSDREPVAFPGARTFTENAHFHLGELAVKTLLTWGHSPGQTTFYVTGLSWPLAIVGDSLFAASAGGSPEHYADQLRNDREKIFRLPSDTVLACGHGPLTTLTQERRYNPFFAR; the protein is encoded by the coding sequence ATGCCGCGCATCCCTCTCGAGGACAATTTCACCGACGTGCTGGGTAAAGCCCAACGCGGCCTCCACCTCTCCGACGCCGACCTCGTCGCCAAGGCCGGCATCACCGCCGCCGAGTTTGCCGCCCTCAAGAAAGGCGAAATCCGCGACCACCCGCTCCGCGCCATCGCCCGCGCCCTCCAGCTCAACGGCGCCGCCCTGCTCACTCTCGCCCGCAAGGAATGGTATCCGCAACAACCGGTCTTCCCCCGCGGCTTCGCGATGTTCAACACGCCGCACGAGGACATGACGGTGAACAGCTACCTCGCGTGGGACACGCGCACGCGCCTCGCCGCGGCGTTCGACACCGGCGCCGACGCCAGTGCGATGATCGACACCATCGCGAGCGAGAAGCTCACCCTCCGCTACATTTTCGTCACCCACACGCACGAGGACCACATCGCCGCGTTGCCGCAACTCGCCGCCGCCGCCCCCGCCGCGGAAATCTGGTCGAGCGACCGCGAGCCGGTCGCCTTCCCCGGCGCCCGCACGTTTACCGAGAACGCCCACTTTCACCTCGGCGAACTCGCCGTGAAAACGCTGCTCACCTGGGGCCACTCGCCCGGCCAGACGACGTTCTATGTCACCGGCCTCTCCTGGCCGCTCGCGATCGTCGGCGACTCGCTGTTCGCCGCCTCGGCCGGCGGCAGCCCCGAGCACTACGCCGACCAGCTCCGCAACGACCGCGAAAAGATCTTCCGCCTGCCCTCCGATACCGTGCTGGCCTGCGGCCACGGCCCGTTGACGACGCTCACCCAGGAACGTCGCTACAATCCGTTCTTCGCTCGATGA
- a CDS encoding TolC family protein, whose protein sequence is MLQLRRPFALFLFLAPFVVALAQNANDATPASTPGPIREKLTLDDAIRRAVAKNYTIQSDALDVSIARARVLEQFGIFDPQLTGKYTYGENENPLQTFNSSTGLRNFTTDKTDSYELAVGGTMPWGLTYSLGATQTNARGTFNGYADAFDTFAGVSARQPLLRGFGFGATTAQIRIAMAGRDISEWQFRQSVIDTITRVTFAYYELSFAQSNLRTALRFREVAATLLEENQKRFKVGAMSEYDVTSARARVAMREENIFSAERGVREAENALKALISDERSVKLLDWKIEIEPLTTLPVALVNPALDFQEALKKRPDYQQAKLNLKRSDISYKYQRNQLLPRVDLVGSYGYNGLDANRETAQRMVRNEDFRSFSYGVQVTIPFTFAAERGRYRQAKFAKRQAEIDLEQIEQNIVVSVGNAAANIETTRQRVAAARQARELAQKVLEDEQKRLRAGSSSTFFVSQEQEIVASTEVSELRAEADYRRAIAEYDRQLGVTLEKLNISITAPK, encoded by the coding sequence ATGCTCCAGCTTCGGCGCCCATTCGCCCTTTTTCTTTTCCTCGCTCCGTTCGTCGTCGCGCTCGCGCAAAACGCCAACGACGCCACGCCCGCCAGCACTCCGGGGCCGATCCGTGAGAAGCTGACGCTCGACGACGCCATCCGCCGCGCCGTGGCGAAGAATTACACGATCCAATCCGACGCGCTCGACGTCTCGATCGCCCGCGCGCGCGTGCTGGAGCAATTCGGCATCTTCGATCCCCAGCTCACGGGCAAATACACCTACGGGGAAAACGAGAATCCGCTGCAGACCTTCAACTCGTCGACCGGCCTGCGCAATTTCACCACCGACAAGACCGACAGCTACGAACTCGCCGTCGGCGGCACGATGCCGTGGGGCCTCACCTACTCGCTCGGTGCCACGCAGACCAATGCGCGCGGCACGTTCAACGGCTACGCGGACGCGTTCGACACCTTTGCCGGCGTCTCGGCCCGCCAGCCGCTGTTGCGCGGTTTCGGCTTCGGCGCGACCACCGCCCAGATCCGCATCGCGATGGCCGGCCGCGATATTTCCGAATGGCAGTTCCGCCAATCGGTCATCGATACGATCACCCGCGTCACGTTCGCCTACTACGAGCTGAGCTTCGCGCAGTCGAACCTCCGCACCGCGCTGCGCTTCCGCGAAGTCGCCGCGACGCTGCTCGAAGAGAATCAAAAGCGCTTCAAGGTCGGCGCGATGTCCGAATACGACGTCACTTCCGCCCGCGCGCGCGTTGCCATGCGCGAGGAGAACATCTTCTCCGCCGAGCGTGGCGTCCGCGAAGCCGAGAACGCCCTCAAGGCCCTCATCTCCGACGAGCGCAGCGTGAAGCTCCTCGATTGGAAAATCGAAATCGAGCCGCTTACGACGCTGCCCGTCGCGCTCGTCAATCCCGCCCTCGATTTTCAGGAAGCCCTCAAGAAACGCCCCGACTACCAGCAGGCGAAGCTCAACCTCAAGCGCTCCGACATCTCCTACAAATACCAGCGCAACCAGCTCCTGCCGCGCGTCGACCTCGTCGGCAGCTACGGCTACAACGGCCTCGACGCCAACCGCGAGACTGCCCAGCGCATGGTCCGCAACGAGGACTTCCGCTCCTTCAGCTACGGCGTGCAGGTCACCATCCCGTTCACCTTCGCCGCCGAACGCGGCCGCTACCGCCAGGCGAAGTTCGCCAAGCGCCAGGCCGAGATCGATCTCGAGCAAATCGAGCAGAACATCGTCGTCTCCGTCGGCAACGCCGCCGCGAATATCGAGACCACCCGCCAGCGCGTCGCCGCCGCCCGTCAGGCCCGCGAACTCGCCCAAAAGGTCCTCGAGGACGAACAAAAGCGCCTCCGCGCGGGCAGCAGCAGCACGTTCTTCGTTTCCCAGGAGCAGGAAATCGTTGCCAGCACGGAAGTCAGCGAACTCCGCGCCGAAGCCGACTACCGTCGGGCGATCGCCGAATACGACCGGCAGCTCGGCGTCACGCTGGAAAAGCTAAATATCAGCATCACTGCGCCGAAGTAA